A region of Asterias amurensis chromosome 22, ASM3211899v1 DNA encodes the following proteins:
- the LOC139953681 gene encoding uncharacterized protein KIAA0930 homolog isoform X2, whose amino-acid sequence MISDIIMERGKVNCAETVEDGFVHIPMEVNCFWTQVFAQHFLTASDEHRDDMLFFVYRHSASNRAERQTRMEVYRKDSKNLPSLGEPNIDWEESVYLNLILQQYDYILTCAVCTKTADSLSILKKHSQQVYASPSKRRMDTKGEETAVSYPNIFFMIDNFDEVFGDVMVEEGQLICVEVVAAEKQGHYRSVIFLGSVRYESLRRVYEARASVTSRVAASMGLYGRGKSRVEFIRMKGPEGKGYAEVAVSRHHRVGSIDYSSSEDMTSGIESNAESPTEECKPIISQPKDAAANNNHIKPALRKSRSDSETLGQLDEDRRKRDEERAMSEDEQGITEGWRNRWLRRTSSALRRFKRTQAASVRQLTLNVHLTYVTLPWHRIIGDVLETQKQPVLS is encoded by the exons ATGATCTCCGATATAATAATGGAAAGGGGGAAGGTGAACTGCGCAGAGACAGTCGAAG atGGGTTTGTGCACATTCCAATGGAGGTGAACTGCTTCTGGACTCAAGTCTTCGCTCAACATTTTCTCACAGCGTCTGATGAACACAGAGACGACatgctgttttttgtttatcgTCACAGTGCATCAAATAGAGCAGAACGACAG ACAAGAATGGAGGTCTATCGCAAAGACTCCAAGAACCTACCGAGTTTAGGAGAACCAAATATAGACTGGGAGGAATCGGTCTACCTCAATCTTATACTACAACAG TATGACTACATTTTAACGTGTGCTGTATGTACCAAGACAGCGGATAGTCTATCCATCCTTAAGAAGCATTCTCAACAGGTCTACGCTTCACCATCCAAGAGGCGGATGGACACCAAGGGAGAGGAGACCGCCGTCTCGTACCCCAACATCTTCTTCATGATCGACAACTTTGACGAG GTTTTTGGCGATGTAATGGTTGAAGAAGGACAGCTTATATGCGTAGAGGTCGTCGCAGCAGAGAAGCAAGGTCACTATCGTAGCGTTATATTTTTAGGCTCGGTGAGGTATGAATCGCTAAGGAGAGTGTATGAAGCCAGG GCGAGTGTAACTTCCAGAGTAGCTGCTTCCATGGGGCTTTACGGTCGTGGAAAGAGCCGTGTAGAGTTTATCCGAATGAAGGGGCCAGAGGGCAAAGGTTACGCCGAGGTCGCCGTCAGTAGACACCACCGGGTCGGCTCTATAGACTACAGCAGTAGTGAAGATATGACTAGCGGGATTGAGAGTAATGCAGAGTCGCCAACAGAAGAG TGTAAACCAATTATTAGCCAACCGAAAGATGCAGCTGCAAATAATAACCACATCAAGCCGGCACTAAGGAAGTCTCGTTCAGACAGTGAAACGTTAGGTCAGCTTGACGAAGACAGAAGAAAGAGAGACGAGGAGAGAGCTATGTCAGAGG ATGAGCAAGGTATTACTGAAGGTTGGAGAAATCGATGGTTGAGACGGACGTCGAGCGCTCTCCGTCGCTTCAAGAGAACTCAAGCTGCAAGTGTCAGACAGCTGACTCTTAATGTTCACTTAACGTACGTGACGCTACCGTGGCATCGTATTATAGGAG ATGTTCTTGAAACTCAAAAGCAGCCAGTCCTAAGCTAG
- the LOC139953682 gene encoding transmembrane protein 183-like, whose protein sequence is MPLNSGKQRGKRSTKSRGIDHSHVENKEKLRGGWQKEKGRNSASGVSSKFVQAQDVTLQAFADNASRRALSKRTSKAATMSIRKEIKLVDSTSEILKNTSQDDVIDDWFEREFSDDDEEEIVFNEVADLTEMTEKEDMPVEQVTGGHSSSANAYPTVIWYLVSAFIYPEDISTFACLCRDTYALTNTAGFWRKLYFRYWSPEAAKSLPKELHYTSIQRTFGLRPLVIRSLQFIYPPFADRNTARRNTNEAVEKMSGLIFMYHVSRRKGSKYVYYLKFQEMSRTCQISDCDREIFVNPNRDQWILKIMCKTCHRLEPERIMGKELVNASFSVSYGMMYNKLKLEFQEPTVPHTKRADRTVLILDPVLCARVYPWWHPLFNDNFRLESESGGHTNGTLNMWNANN, encoded by the exons ATGCCACTCAACAGTGGAAAGCAGCGGGGAAAGAGATCGACGAAATCAAGAGGCATTGATCACTCTCACGTCGAGAACAAGGAGAAGCTTAGAGGAGGCTGGCAGAAAGAAAAGGGGCGGAATAGTGCCAGTGGCGTCTCCtcaaagtttgtacaagctcAAG ATGTAACTCTTCAAGCATTCGCTGATAATGCCAGCCGCCGGGCTCTTAGTAAAAGGACCAGTAAAGCTGCTACGATGTCTATCCGTAAAGAAA tcaaactcGTCGACAGCACAAGTGAAATCTTGAAGAACACCTCGCAAGATGATGTGATTGACGACTGGTTTGAGAGAGAGTTctctgatgatgatgaggaagaGATCGTCTTCAACGAGGTTGCTGACCTAACTGAGATGACGGAGAAGGAAGACATGCCAGTCG AGCAAGTTACAGGAGGTCACTCTTCAAGTGCCAACGCTTACCCAACGGTTATCTGGTACCTGGTGTCCGCCTTTATCTACCCTGAAGACATCTCAACCTTTGCATGTCTCTGCCGTGACACGTACGCCTTGACAAACACTGCAGGgttctggagaaagctgtaTTTCAG GTACTGGAGCCCCGAAGCAGCAAAGAGTCTCCCCAAGGAGCTTCACTACACCAGCATCCAGCGAACGTTCGGTCTGCGCCCCCTCGTTATACGCTCTCTCCAGTTCATCTACCCGCCTTTCGCCGACCGCAACACCGCGCGGAGAAACACCAACGAAGCGGTGGAGAAAATGTCGGGGCTCATTTTCATGTACCACGTCAGTCGACGCAAGGGCTCGAAATACGTCTACTACTTGAAGTTTCAGGAAATGAGTCGCACGTGTCAGATTTCTGATTGTGATCGAGAGATTTTTGTGAACCCTAATCGTGATCAATGGATCTTGAAAATCATGTGTAAGACTTGCCATCGCCTGGAGCCCGAACGGATCATGGGGAAGGAGTTGGTGAACGCGTCGTTCAGCGTCAGCTACGGAATGATGTACAACAAGTTAAAGCTGGAGTTTCAGGAGCCGACGGTGCCTCACACCAAGAGAGCCGACCGAACGGTCTTGATTCTTGATCCCGTGCTTTGCGCTCGCGTTTACCCCTGGTGGCATCCGCTCTTCAACGATAACTTCAGATTGGAATCGGAGAGCGGAGGTCATACAAATGGGACGTTGAACATGTGGAACGCAAACAATTGA
- the LOC139953681 gene encoding uncharacterized protein KIAA0930 homolog isoform X1, whose protein sequence is MAANGGVGLNNRAESTFRRMISDIIMERGKVNCAETVEGTIGDLQTMTRDGFVHIPMEVNCFWTQVFAQHFLTASDEHRDDMLFFVYRHSASNRAERQTRMEVYRKDSKNLPSLGEPNIDWEESVYLNLILQQYDYILTCAVCTKTADSLSILKKHSQQVYASPSKRRMDTKGEETAVSYPNIFFMIDNFDEVFGDVMVEEGQLICVEVVAAEKQGHYRSVIFLGSVRYESLRRVYEARASVTSRVAASMGLYGRGKSRVEFIRMKGPEGKGYAEVAVSRHHRVGSIDYSSSEDMTSGIESNAESPTEECKPIISQPKDAAANNNHIKPALRKSRSDSETLGQLDEDRRKRDEERAMSEDEQGITEGWRNRWLRRTSSALRRFKRTQAASVRQLTLNVHLTYVTLPWHRIIGDVLETQKQPVLS, encoded by the exons atggcagccaaCGGGGGTGTGGGGCTAAACAATCGAGCGGAGAGTACGTTTCGTCGGATGATCTCCGATATAATAATGGAAAGGGGGAAGGTGAACTGCGCAGAGACAGTCGAAGGTACAATAGGAGATTTACAAACGATGACGAGAG atGGGTTTGTGCACATTCCAATGGAGGTGAACTGCTTCTGGACTCAAGTCTTCGCTCAACATTTTCTCACAGCGTCTGATGAACACAGAGACGACatgctgttttttgtttatcgTCACAGTGCATCAAATAGAGCAGAACGACAG ACAAGAATGGAGGTCTATCGCAAAGACTCCAAGAACCTACCGAGTTTAGGAGAACCAAATATAGACTGGGAGGAATCGGTCTACCTCAATCTTATACTACAACAG TATGACTACATTTTAACGTGTGCTGTATGTACCAAGACAGCGGATAGTCTATCCATCCTTAAGAAGCATTCTCAACAGGTCTACGCTTCACCATCCAAGAGGCGGATGGACACCAAGGGAGAGGAGACCGCCGTCTCGTACCCCAACATCTTCTTCATGATCGACAACTTTGACGAG GTTTTTGGCGATGTAATGGTTGAAGAAGGACAGCTTATATGCGTAGAGGTCGTCGCAGCAGAGAAGCAAGGTCACTATCGTAGCGTTATATTTTTAGGCTCGGTGAGGTATGAATCGCTAAGGAGAGTGTATGAAGCCAGG GCGAGTGTAACTTCCAGAGTAGCTGCTTCCATGGGGCTTTACGGTCGTGGAAAGAGCCGTGTAGAGTTTATCCGAATGAAGGGGCCAGAGGGCAAAGGTTACGCCGAGGTCGCCGTCAGTAGACACCACCGGGTCGGCTCTATAGACTACAGCAGTAGTGAAGATATGACTAGCGGGATTGAGAGTAATGCAGAGTCGCCAACAGAAGAG TGTAAACCAATTATTAGCCAACCGAAAGATGCAGCTGCAAATAATAACCACATCAAGCCGGCACTAAGGAAGTCTCGTTCAGACAGTGAAACGTTAGGTCAGCTTGACGAAGACAGAAGAAAGAGAGACGAGGAGAGAGCTATGTCAGAGG ATGAGCAAGGTATTACTGAAGGTTGGAGAAATCGATGGTTGAGACGGACGTCGAGCGCTCTCCGTCGCTTCAAGAGAACTCAAGCTGCAAGTGTCAGACAGCTGACTCTTAATGTTCACTTAACGTACGTGACGCTACCGTGGCATCGTATTATAGGAG ATGTTCTTGAAACTCAAAAGCAGCCAGTCCTAAGCTAG